A genomic region of Pseudomonadota bacterium contains the following coding sequences:
- the rmuC gene encoding DNA recombination protein RmuC: protein MTDWWAQLSSSDQTLLLMVLAFALGCGLTYAVVALRAARRSAELEAEIAKLAAQAEASRQLSDERERIFEDSQQRLEASFSLLSGRALKRNAESFMRLAEERFRRHQQQADNSFGQHQQALNELVKPISETLRRSEAQIRELEKERRTAFSSLEKHLALMTQDQQTLQAETRNLVQALRRPEVRGRWGEMTLRRLVELAGMVDRCDFTEQVSVQGDQGQLRPDMVIHLPDQRDIVVDAKTPLDAYLTAQAASDPQARETALQQHTRNVQARVRQLADKAYWEQFSNSPDFAVLFIPGEQFLAVALERDGQLLEEALRQRVILATPTSLVALLRAIAFSWRQVAMIENAGEIRRLAETFQKRVGIFSEHFAKLGKALGNSVDHYNRSVGSLERQVLPSARRLTELGVEERREIQNPAAVESPVRQPESAKEIRAADTVATRAEPESGDTGRD from the coding sequence TTGACGGACTGGTGGGCGCAGCTCAGCTCCTCGGATCAGACGCTGCTACTGATGGTCCTGGCGTTTGCCTTGGGGTGTGGCCTCACCTATGCGGTGGTGGCGCTGCGGGCTGCCCGACGCAGCGCAGAACTGGAGGCAGAGATCGCCAAGCTTGCGGCCCAGGCTGAGGCCAGCCGGCAGTTGTCAGACGAACGCGAGCGTATCTTTGAAGACAGCCAGCAGCGGCTGGAAGCCAGCTTTTCTCTCTTGTCGGGCCGGGCGCTGAAGCGCAACGCCGAGTCTTTTATGCGCCTGGCCGAGGAACGCTTTCGCCGGCATCAACAGCAGGCTGACAACAGCTTCGGCCAGCACCAGCAGGCGCTCAACGAGCTGGTGAAGCCCATCAGCGAAACGTTGCGCAGGTCCGAGGCCCAGATCCGGGAGCTGGAGAAGGAGCGCCGTACCGCGTTCAGCTCGCTCGAGAAACACCTGGCGCTCATGACCCAGGACCAGCAGACGCTGCAGGCTGAAACGCGCAATCTGGTGCAGGCGCTGAGGCGTCCGGAAGTTCGTGGACGCTGGGGAGAAATGACCCTGCGCCGGCTGGTGGAGCTGGCCGGCATGGTGGATCGCTGCGATTTCACCGAGCAGGTTTCGGTGCAGGGGGATCAGGGCCAGCTCAGGCCGGACATGGTGATTCACCTGCCGGACCAGCGAGACATTGTGGTCGACGCCAAAACGCCGCTCGATGCCTACCTGACCGCACAAGCGGCCAGCGATCCGCAGGCGCGCGAGACCGCGCTGCAGCAGCACACCCGAAACGTGCAGGCCCGGGTGAGGCAGCTCGCGGACAAAGCGTACTGGGAACAGTTCAGCAACAGCCCGGACTTCGCTGTGCTGTTCATCCCGGGTGAGCAGTTTCTGGCGGTGGCGCTGGAGCGCGACGGCCAGCTCCTCGAGGAGGCGCTCAGGCAGCGGGTCATCCTGGCAACGCCTACCAGTCTGGTGGCGCTGCTTCGGGCGATCGCTTTTTCCTGGCGCCAGGTGGCGATGATCGAAAACGCGGGTGAGATCCGCCGCCTGGCCGAGACCTTTCAGAAGCGTGTCGGCATCTTCTCTGAGCACTTTGCCAAGCTGGGAAAAGCCCTGGGCAACAGCGTGGATCACTACAATCGGAGCGTCGGATCCCTCGAACGCCAGGTGCTGCCGTCAGCCCGCAGGCTGACGGAACTGGGCGTTGAAGAACGGCGTGAGATTCAGAACCCTGCGGCCGTGGAGTCGCCGGTGCGTCAGCCGGAAAGTGCGAAGGAGATAAGGGCTGCGGACACGGTCGCAACGCGTGCTGAACCCGAGTCGGGCGACACCGGTCGTGACTGA
- a CDS encoding AAA family ATPase, protein MINAIAIANYRSLLDFSVALGPLNVITGPNGCGKSNVYRALRLLAETAHGGVIQSLAREGGLPSTFWAGPGTISRGMRAGEVPVQGTVSDGPARLRLGFAGEDFGYTISLGLVPPGSLGPTAFELDPEIKRETIFSGAFYRPSAALVDRTAAIAKVRQGRSWQVVAQHLPMFESLFNHLADPSQAPEVLRVRDAVGGWRFYDHFRADAEAPARQAQLGTRTTVLDDEGSQLAAALQTIREIGDDDALDEAIDDAFPGAKLDIDVSSDHRFAVSLHQPGLLRPLSGLELSDGTLRFLLWVAVLLTPRPPPLIVLNEPETSLHPDLLPALSRLIRRAAEHSQLIVVSHATRLVAGIEKDERCHSIALDKHLGQTQVLGQGMLDEPAWEWPD, encoded by the coding sequence GTGATTAATGCGATCGCCATCGCGAACTATCGTTCGCTGCTGGATTTCTCCGTGGCCCTGGGCCCGCTCAACGTCATCACCGGGCCTAACGGATGCGGGAAATCCAATGTTTACCGGGCGTTGCGGCTGCTCGCTGAGACCGCGCACGGGGGTGTAATCCAGTCGCTGGCCCGAGAGGGCGGCCTGCCGTCCACCTTCTGGGCCGGCCCCGGCACCATTTCCCGCGGCATGCGGGCGGGGGAGGTCCCGGTACAGGGCACGGTGAGTGACGGCCCCGCGCGGCTGCGGCTGGGTTTTGCCGGCGAAGACTTCGGCTACACCATCTCGCTGGGCCTGGTTCCGCCCGGCAGTCTCGGGCCTACGGCTTTCGAGCTCGACCCTGAGATCAAGCGTGAGACCATCTTCAGCGGAGCCTTCTATCGGCCTTCGGCTGCGCTTGTCGACCGCACGGCGGCGATCGCCAAGGTGCGGCAAGGGCGGAGCTGGCAGGTGGTGGCGCAGCACCTGCCGATGTTTGAAAGCCTGTTCAACCACCTGGCCGATCCGAGTCAGGCGCCGGAGGTGCTGAGGGTCCGGGATGCCGTCGGCGGTTGGCGCTTCTACGACCATTTCCGGGCGGATGCTGAGGCGCCGGCCCGGCAGGCGCAGCTCGGCACCCGCACCACCGTGCTGGACGACGAGGGCAGCCAGCTGGCCGCGGCGCTGCAGACGATTCGCGAGATCGGGGACGATGACGCGCTAGACGAGGCCATTGACGACGCATTTCCTGGCGCGAAGCTCGACATTGACGTGTCGAGCGACCACCGTTTTGCTGTCAGCCTGCACCAGCCGGGTCTGCTGCGGCCACTCAGTGGGCTGGAGCTGTCCGACGGGACGCTGCGGTTTCTCTTGTGGGTGGCGGTGCTGCTGACCCCGCGGCCCCCGCCACTGATTGTCCTCAACGAACCGGAAACCAGTCTGCACCCCGACCTGCTGCCCGCGCTGAGCCGACTGATCCGACGGGCTGCGGAGCACAGCCAGCTGATTGTGGTGTCGCACGCAACACGGCTGGTGGCCGGGATCGAGAAAGACGAGAGATGCCACAGCATCGCGCTCGACAAGCATTTGGGTCAGACCCAGGTGCTGGGTCAGGGGATGCTCGATGAGCCTGCCTGGGAGTGGCCTGACTAG
- a CDS encoding M23 family metallopeptidase produces the protein MNLSTLLLLGWLLPQQMNPASDNAGYRLAGPLTQGAVLFGQTEVGASVMLDGEVVPVGPQGQFLLGFGRDAAAKAVLEVTLPDGKRSRQTLAIARRDYAIERIDGLPPAKVTPPDSVRQRIADDNAQVRTARALRELRDDFSDGFIWPAEGRISGVYGSQRILNGQPRRPHYGIDIAAPTGSPVLAPAAGTVTLAHPDMYYSGGTLIVDHGHGLSSTFLHLDQIDVEVGQRVEQGEVIATIGATGRVTGPHLDWRMNWGKERVDPELLVPCRPRRARPCESKP, from the coding sequence ATGAACCTATCGACCCTGCTCCTTCTCGGCTGGCTCCTACCGCAGCAGATGAATCCGGCATCCGACAACGCGGGCTACAGGCTAGCCGGGCCGCTGACCCAGGGTGCGGTGCTTTTTGGCCAAACCGAGGTAGGCGCGAGCGTGATGTTGGACGGTGAGGTCGTGCCGGTCGGTCCACAGGGCCAGTTCCTGCTGGGCTTCGGGCGAGATGCTGCCGCTAAGGCGGTGCTGGAGGTGACGCTGCCCGACGGCAAGCGGAGCCGTCAGACGCTGGCCATTGCACGCCGCGACTACGCGATCGAACGGATCGACGGTTTGCCCCCGGCCAAGGTGACGCCGCCCGATTCTGTCCGGCAGCGAATTGCCGACGACAACGCTCAGGTGCGTACCGCGCGGGCCTTGCGCGAACTGCGAGATGATTTCAGCGATGGATTCATCTGGCCTGCCGAAGGTCGCATCAGCGGCGTGTACGGGTCGCAGCGGATTCTCAACGGCCAGCCTCGTCGACCGCATTACGGTATCGACATCGCCGCGCCAACCGGCAGTCCGGTGCTGGCTCCGGCGGCGGGTACGGTAACCCTCGCCCACCCTGACATGTACTACTCCGGCGGCACGCTGATTGTCGATCACGGGCACGGGCTTAGCTCGACATTCCTGCATCTCGACCAGATTGACGTTGAGGTGGGTCAACGGGTTGAGCAGGGGGAGGTTATCGCCACCATCGGCGCGACCGGTCGGGTGACGGGCCCACATCTGGACTGGCGCATGAACTGGGGCAAGGAGCGTGTCGACCCGGAGCTGCTGGTACCCTGCCGCCCTCGGCGAGCCCGGCCCTGCGAGAGCAAGCCCTGA
- the tsaB gene encoding tRNA (adenosine(37)-N6)-threonylcarbamoyltransferase complex dimerization subunit type 1 TsaB, producing MSQVLLAIDTATEAFSVALSQGMELRELFTVAPRQHASCLLPMVDDLLSEAGFTMARVDAIVVTRGPGSFTGVRIGIAAAQGLALGADKGLIPVSTLQSLALNASLEADQPRVAALLDARMNQVYAGAFEFQQSVGKPVIEEQVCNPTELTLPAGDWLLAGPGAGAYGEELRVALGSEDRVAGELIDCYPSAQAALHIARELGAAAVAPEAIEPAYLRAAVR from the coding sequence TTGAGTCAGGTACTGCTTGCGATCGATACCGCCACCGAGGCGTTCTCCGTGGCCCTTTCACAAGGAATGGAGCTTCGGGAGCTGTTCACGGTGGCGCCCCGGCAGCACGCCAGCTGCTTGCTGCCGATGGTCGATGATCTGCTTAGTGAAGCGGGCTTCACAATGGCCCGCGTCGACGCGATTGTCGTCACCCGAGGTCCTGGGTCGTTCACGGGCGTGCGGATCGGCATTGCCGCGGCGCAGGGGCTGGCCCTGGGTGCCGACAAAGGACTCATCCCCGTATCGACGCTGCAGTCGCTCGCGCTCAACGCGTCGTTGGAAGCCGATCAGCCCCGTGTCGCCGCGCTGCTTGACGCCCGGATGAACCAGGTTTACGCCGGCGCCTTTGAGTTTCAGCAGTCTGTGGGAAAGCCTGTCATCGAGGAGCAGGTGTGTAATCCGACTGAGCTGACCCTGCCGGCCGGCGACTGGCTGTTGGCCGGACCGGGAGCGGGTGCCTACGGTGAGGAACTGCGGGTGGCGTTGGGTAGCGAGGACCGGGTGGCCGGAGAACTCATCGACTGTTACCCCTCCGCCCAAGCAGCGCTGCATATTGCGCGCGAGCTTGGCGCGGCGGCCGTGGCGCCCGAGGCGATCGAGCCGGCGTATCTTCGCGCGGCTGTCAGGTAA
- the mgtE gene encoding magnesium transporter yields the protein MAEYVRREKSEQQLQLLNDALRSGRLQPVKRILKALSAGEIADLLESLPPDRRAVVWDLTDATLDGEILVHLNDEVRASVIESTEDAELVQATTELELDDLADIINDLPDQVTEQVLTVMDREDRERLEQVLLYAEDSAGGMMNPEVITVRADVSLDVVLRFLRRRDSMPALIDHLFVIDRYGHYIGRLALTDLLTKDPQLSVREVLDSEVPAIGVNTPANEVATAFEHQDWVTAPVVDDRNQLVGTITIDDVVDVIREEAEHNVLAMAGLDEENDMFAPVLASSRRRAVFLGLNLVTALFASYFISIFGATIERVVALAFLMPAVASMGGIAGTQTLTLIVRGMALGQVGTGNTVALLNRELAVGFLNGLLWALVIALVAVFWFKDGTLAMVVATAIFLNLLAGAASGVFVPIVLRRMSIDPALAGGMVLTTVTDVVGFVSILGLGTLLLT from the coding sequence ATGGCTGAATACGTTCGCAGAGAGAAGTCCGAGCAGCAGCTGCAGCTGCTGAACGACGCGCTGCGCAGCGGCCGCCTCCAGCCCGTCAAACGCATCCTCAAGGCCCTCTCTGCCGGGGAAATTGCCGATCTGCTCGAGTCGCTGCCGCCTGATCGACGGGCCGTCGTCTGGGATCTGACCGACGCGACGCTGGACGGTGAAATTCTCGTTCATCTGAACGACGAGGTGCGTGCCTCGGTCATCGAGTCCACCGAGGACGCTGAGCTGGTCCAGGCGACCACCGAGCTGGAGCTCGACGACCTCGCCGACATCATCAACGACCTGCCGGATCAAGTGACCGAGCAGGTGCTCACGGTGATGGACCGGGAGGACAGGGAGCGCCTGGAACAGGTGCTGCTGTATGCCGAAGACAGTGCCGGCGGCATGATGAATCCAGAGGTCATCACGGTCCGTGCGGATGTCTCGCTCGACGTGGTGCTGCGTTTTCTGCGGCGGCGCGACAGCATGCCGGCTCTGATCGACCACCTCTTTGTGATCGATCGCTACGGCCACTACATCGGCCGCCTCGCTCTGACCGACCTGCTGACCAAAGACCCGCAGCTCAGCGTCCGCGAAGTGTTGGACAGCGAGGTTCCGGCGATCGGGGTCAACACGCCGGCCAACGAGGTGGCGACAGCGTTCGAACACCAGGACTGGGTGACGGCGCCGGTGGTGGACGATCGCAACCAGCTGGTCGGCACCATCACCATCGACGATGTCGTGGACGTGATCCGGGAGGAAGCCGAGCACAACGTGCTGGCGATGGCGGGCCTGGACGAAGAAAACGACATGTTTGCGCCCGTGCTGGCCAGCTCTCGGCGGCGGGCGGTGTTCCTGGGCCTCAATCTGGTGACCGCGCTGTTTGCCTCCTATTTCATCAGCATCTTCGGCGCTACCATCGAGCGGGTTGTCGCGCTCGCGTTTCTGATGCCCGCAGTGGCGTCGATGGGCGGTATCGCGGGCACGCAGACCCTGACGCTGATAGTCCGCGGGATGGCGCTGGGCCAGGTCGGTACCGGCAACACGGTTGCCCTGCTCAATCGGGAGCTGGCGGTCGGCTTTCTCAACGGCCTGCTGTGGGCGCTGGTGATCGCGCTGGTCGCCGTTTTCTGGTTTAAGGACGGCACCCTGGCGATGGTGGTGGCAACGGCCATCTTTCTGAACCTGCTGGCGGGCGCCGCCTCCGGCGTGTTTGTGCCCATTGTGCTCCGGCGCATGTCCATCGATCCCGCCCTGGCCGGCGGCATGGTCCTCACCACGGTCACCGACGTGGTCGGCTTTGTGTCTATCCTCGGTCTGGGAACGCTGCTGCTTACCTGA
- the ptsP gene encoding phosphoenolpyruvate--protein phosphotransferase — translation MALAIYGTGVSSGIAIGRAHVVRGRRLDTQEHPIEPDQVDREVRRFRLAVGRASEDLRRVRRQLPADTPVEVTEFLDIHVLMLEDTSIADAPADIIAEQQCNAEWAINVQCNRLKAVFEEMEDPYIRSRANDVDQVIGRVLSQLAAEAADEYVGGHYRGLVLVAQDVDPASFLLLHQEGIAGLVTEHGGPLSHTAILARSLKMPAVMGLRHAPRLISEGDLLVLDGQRGVALADPGRTVQRHYREKLRQESARQSLLQQVRRQPTQTVDRCPIRLQANVDLAEDMALAKLNGAQGVGLFRTEYLFLNRQTPPDEEEQFQAYAALVGKLGDGATTIRTLDLGADKQVDSVRAPESSLINPALGLRAVRLCLSEQEMFLCQLRAILRATALGPVNILIPMLCNTQELFQVKALVQQAERDLKAEDVPVGRYQLGGMIEVPAAALSARTFAKNLDFLSIGTNDLIQYTLAIDRIDEQVGYLYDPLHPAVLKLLQLTLDAAAAVGTPVSLCGEMAADTTYTRLLLGLGLRDFSVSPARLLEVRQVVNGTDLSEISALTRRIMRASHPARIAALVRELNEA, via the coding sequence ATGGCGCTAGCGATCTACGGCACCGGTGTTTCTTCTGGCATTGCCATCGGTCGGGCCCACGTGGTCCGGGGGCGGCGGCTGGACACGCAGGAGCACCCGATCGAACCCGATCAGGTTGACCGTGAGGTGCGCCGATTCCGCCTGGCCGTCGGTCGGGCCAGCGAAGATCTACGGCGTGTCCGACGCCAGCTTCCGGCGGATACGCCGGTTGAGGTCACCGAATTTCTCGATATCCACGTACTGATGCTCGAGGACACCTCGATCGCTGACGCGCCGGCTGACATCATCGCCGAGCAGCAGTGCAACGCCGAGTGGGCGATCAACGTGCAGTGCAACCGGCTGAAAGCGGTGTTCGAGGAAATGGAAGACCCCTACATCCGCAGTCGGGCGAATGACGTGGACCAGGTGATCGGCCGGGTCCTCAGTCAGCTCGCCGCTGAGGCTGCCGACGAGTACGTGGGCGGTCACTACCGGGGTCTGGTGCTGGTCGCACAAGACGTCGATCCAGCCAGCTTTCTGCTGCTTCATCAGGAGGGCATCGCTGGCCTGGTGACCGAACACGGCGGTCCGCTCTCCCACACGGCCATTCTCGCGCGGAGTCTCAAAATGCCGGCCGTGATGGGACTTCGCCACGCCCCCAGACTGATCAGCGAAGGTGATCTGCTGGTGCTTGACGGCCAGCGAGGCGTCGCGCTGGCCGATCCGGGTCGCACCGTGCAGCGCCACTACCGGGAGAAGCTTCGCCAGGAGTCGGCGCGGCAGTCGTTGCTGCAGCAGGTGCGGCGCCAGCCCACACAAACGGTCGACCGGTGTCCGATCCGACTCCAGGCCAACGTGGACCTTGCGGAGGACATGGCTCTGGCCAAGCTCAACGGGGCGCAGGGAGTTGGGCTGTTCCGTACCGAATACCTGTTCCTCAATCGGCAAACGCCGCCGGACGAAGAGGAACAGTTTCAGGCTTACGCCGCGCTGGTCGGCAAACTGGGTGACGGCGCAACAACCATCCGAACGCTGGACCTGGGGGCCGACAAACAGGTGGACTCGGTCCGAGCGCCCGAAAGTTCTCTGATCAACCCGGCCCTGGGACTCCGGGCCGTGCGGCTCTGCCTCAGCGAGCAGGAGATGTTCCTGTGTCAGCTTCGCGCCATTCTCCGCGCGACTGCGCTGGGCCCGGTTAACATTCTGATCCCCATGCTCTGCAACACCCAGGAACTGTTTCAGGTCAAAGCGCTGGTCCAGCAGGCCGAGCGCGACCTGAAGGCCGAAGACGTGCCGGTTGGCCGGTACCAGCTTGGGGGCATGATTGAGGTTCCGGCTGCCGCGCTATCCGCCCGCACGTTTGCCAAGAATCTGGATTTCCTGTCGATCGGCACCAACGATTTGATCCAGTACACGCTGGCGATCGACCGTATCGATGAGCAGGTTGGCTACCTTTACGATCCGCTCCACCCCGCGGTTCTCAAGCTTCTACAGCTCACACTGGACGCCGCCGCGGCCGTTGGTACGCCCGTGTCGCTGTGTGGCGAGATGGCGGCCGACACCACCTACACACGGCTGCTCCTCGGCCTGGGACTGCGCGACTTCAGCGTTTCTCCGGCCCGGCTGCTCGAGGTCAGGCAGGTGGTCAACGGTACGGACCTCTCGGAAATCAGTGCCCTAACGCGACGCATCATGCGCGCATCCCACCCCGCGCGGATTGCGGCTCTCGTACGAGAGCTAAACGAGGCGTAG
- a CDS encoding HPr family phosphocarrier protein, translating to MPEITVEICNQLGLHARAAARLVKTASSFSSDVRIGNGERQVNAKSIMGVMMLAAAKGTSVTLEATGEDADEALAALTDLINNRFGEAQ from the coding sequence ATGCCTGAAATCACCGTCGAAATTTGCAACCAGCTCGGCCTGCATGCCCGGGCCGCGGCTCGGCTCGTAAAAACAGCTAGCAGCTTTTCCAGCGACGTGCGGATCGGCAACGGCGAACGTCAGGTCAACGCCAAGTCGATCATGGGTGTTATGATGCTGGCAGCCGCCAAAGGCACCAGCGTCACTCTCGAGGCGACGGGAGAGGATGCTGACGAGGCCCTGGCGGCACTGACGGATCTGATCAACAACCGTTTCGGAGAGGCTCAATAG
- the rapZ gene encoding RNase adapter RapZ, with translation MSPNPDEEPSSELVIVTGLSGSGKSVAMTTLEDLGYFCIDNLPLGLIDALLEHNFGRPEPLPKIALGLDVRGQRQSLRTLGDTLAATRQAHPKTSIFFLTADDATLLKRYSETRRPHPLHHADQSLAEDIARERELLMPVAEHADFTLDTSQLSVHQLRREICNELGAGSRPTVLLIESFAFKRGVPPDVDFAFDVRCLPNPHWELHLRPLTGRQQEVKDFLAGHAQVEDLVADYCACLERWLPQFEADNRSYLTVGIGCTGGKHRSVYVADAIADHFGKRRDHVLTYHRELL, from the coding sequence ATGAGTCCCAATCCGGACGAGGAACCCAGCTCGGAGCTTGTGATCGTGACCGGCCTGTCCGGTTCCGGCAAGTCCGTGGCGATGACAACGCTCGAAGACCTGGGCTATTTTTGCATCGATAATCTGCCGCTCGGGCTGATCGACGCGCTGCTGGAGCACAACTTCGGACGGCCGGAACCCCTGCCAAAAATTGCCCTGGGTCTGGACGTTCGCGGCCAGCGACAGAGCCTGAGAACGCTGGGCGATACGCTTGCCGCAACTCGCCAGGCTCACCCCAAAACCAGCATCTTTTTTCTGACGGCTGACGACGCCACCCTGCTGAAACGCTATTCCGAAACCCGCCGCCCCCATCCGCTGCACCATGCGGACCAGTCGCTGGCTGAAGATATCGCTCGCGAGCGGGAGCTGCTGATGCCTGTCGCTGAACACGCCGACTTTACGCTCGACACCAGCCAGCTGAGCGTGCACCAGCTCCGTCGCGAGATCTGCAACGAGCTGGGAGCCGGCAGCCGCCCCACGGTGCTGCTGATCGAGTCGTTTGCGTTCAAACGGGGCGTTCCGCCGGACGTGGACTTTGCCTTTGACGTGCGCTGCCTGCCCAATCCTCATTGGGAACTGCACCTGCGGCCACTCACCGGCCGCCAGCAGGAGGTCAAAGACTTCCTTGCCGGTCACGCCCAGGTGGAGGATCTGGTCGCGGACTACTGCGCATGCCTCGAGCGATGGCTGCCGCAGTTCGAGGCCGACAACCGAAGCTACCTCACGGTGGGCATCGGCTGCACCGGCGGTAAACACCGGTCGGTCTACGTCGCTGACGCCATCGCCGATCACTTCGGCAAGCGCCGCGACCATGTGCTGACCTATCACCGGGAGCTGCTGTGA
- the hprK gene encoding HPr(Ser) kinase/phosphatase has translation MNGRITSGEIFAALKDRFSLTWAAGRSGTERALASQATEGPRPSLAGFLNVIHPNNIQILGAEEVAYLDTLEARQRWETIARIVANDPMAVLVSDSLPLPDDLREAAEESGTPLWASSAAGVELVSHLQHMLSRRVARNTSVHGVFMEVFSLGVLITGDSGAGKSELALELITRGHRLVADDAPDMTLIGPDVIDGTCPPLLRDCLEVRGLGVLNVRAMFGDSAIIANKYLRLIIHLRLMDAEAIRHTEMDRLRGEQSEREILGIGIPQITVPVAPGRNLAVLVEAAVRNHGLKMSGYDAADEFLKRHQQALKDQS, from the coding sequence ATGAATGGGCGCATCACCTCGGGCGAGATTTTTGCCGCGCTAAAGGATCGCTTTAGTCTGACCTGGGCGGCTGGACGGAGCGGCACGGAGCGCGCCTTGGCGAGCCAGGCGACCGAGGGCCCCAGGCCGTCGCTGGCGGGCTTCCTGAACGTCATTCATCCCAACAACATTCAAATTCTCGGTGCTGAGGAAGTCGCGTATCTCGATACGCTGGAAGCTCGGCAGCGCTGGGAGACCATCGCGCGCATTGTAGCCAACGATCCCATGGCGGTTCTGGTCAGCGACTCGCTGCCCCTGCCCGATGATCTGAGGGAGGCTGCGGAAGAGTCCGGGACACCCCTGTGGGCCTCTTCCGCGGCAGGCGTCGAGCTGGTCAGCCACCTGCAGCACATGCTGTCACGCCGGGTGGCTCGAAATACCTCGGTGCACGGCGTGTTTATGGAGGTATTCAGCCTGGGAGTGCTCATTACCGGCGACAGCGGGGCAGGCAAAAGTGAGCTGGCCCTGGAGCTGATCACGCGCGGCCATCGCCTCGTGGCGGACGACGCGCCCGATATGACGCTGATCGGCCCCGACGTGATCGACGGCACCTGTCCACCGCTGCTGCGCGATTGTCTGGAAGTTCGAGGGCTCGGCGTCCTCAACGTTCGCGCCATGTTTGGCGATAGCGCGATCATCGCAAACAAGTACCTGCGGCTGATTATCCATCTTCGCCTGATGGACGCTGAAGCCATCCGCCATACGGAGATGGACCGCCTGCGAGGTGAACAAAGCGAACGCGAAATCCTGGGCATCGGCATACCGCAGATCACCGTTCCGGTAGCGCCCGGCAGAAACCTGGCGGTATTGGTGGAAGCTGCGGTGCGAAATCACGGTCTTAAGATGAGTGGCTATGACGCCGCCGATGAATTTCTCAAACGACACCAGCAGGCGCTAAAGGATCAATCATGA
- a CDS encoding PTS sugar transporter subunit IIA, with product MLISDLINPERIAIDVKARSKKRVLEVAAASLYPAAEGIEERTVYSGLCARERIGTTALGQGVALPHCRLAELPAAAGCLLKLHDPVDFDSSDGKPVDLVFALMVPESHEDQHLKLLALVAETFHDAERRDQLRAADSPEHVMELLESWEMQQV from the coding sequence ATGCTGATATCGGATCTGATCAACCCTGAGCGTATCGCTATTGACGTTAAGGCCAGGAGCAAAAAGCGGGTTCTGGAGGTCGCCGCCGCGTCGCTTTATCCCGCCGCCGAGGGCATCGAAGAGCGGACCGTATATTCCGGGCTCTGCGCGCGAGAGCGCATCGGTACCACGGCGTTAGGGCAAGGTGTGGCCCTGCCCCACTGCCGCCTGGCCGAGCTGCCGGCGGCGGCGGGCTGCCTGCTGAAGCTGCACGACCCGGTGGACTTCGACAGCAGCGACGGCAAGCCCGTCGATCTAGTGTTTGCTCTGATGGTGCCGGAATCTCACGAAGACCAGCACCTGAAGCTACTCGCGCTGGTCGCCGAAACGTTCCATGACGCCGAGCGGCGCGACCAGCTCCGGGCCGCCGACAGCCCGGAGCACGTCATGGAATTGCTTGAATCCTGGGAAATGCAGCAGGTCTAG
- the raiA gene encoding ribosome-associated translation inhibitor RaiA, with protein MQINLTGRNIDITPALRKKVESRFKRVVKHFDHLLDVHVILGVDRHQQHAEATLNGSGKKFFADAQSEDMYASIDMLVDRLDRQVIKYKEKLRDHSGDVPLKSMGTN; from the coding sequence ATGCAAATCAATCTCACCGGACGCAATATCGATATCACGCCGGCCCTTCGCAAGAAGGTAGAGAGCCGATTCAAGCGGGTGGTGAAACACTTCGATCACCTGCTCGATGTGCACGTCATCCTAGGCGTTGACCGTCATCAGCAGCACGCTGAGGCGACCCTCAACGGCAGCGGCAAAAAGTTTTTTGCCGACGCACAATCCGAAGACATGTACGCCTCCATCGACATGCTGGTCGACCGTCTCGATCGACAGGTCATCAAGTACAAAGAGAAACTGCGGGACCACAGTGGCGACGTGCCGCTGAAATCTATGGGCACAAACTGA